One window of Papaver somniferum cultivar HN1 chromosome 9, ASM357369v1, whole genome shotgun sequence genomic DNA carries:
- the LOC113309794 gene encoding protein NPG1-like, translating to MRRSQSRESSEVENEMEDREVHVNGLCMKTSEVEAKLDEGNIQEAESSLREGLSLNFEEARALLGRLEYQRGNLEGALRVFDGIDLQAAIQRLQPSLTEKPSSNRRKSSRGTESVHAVSQHAASLVLEAIFLKAKSLQKLGRVPEAAQECKSVLDAVERIFNNGIPDAIVDNKLQETVSKAVELLPELWKHAGCYQEAMAAYRRALLSQWNLDNECCARVQKGFALFLLYSGVEAGAPSLAVQIDGSYVPRNNLEEAILLLMILLRKCYLGKIKWDHSVMEHFSFALSLCGQTSVLAKQLEEVLPGVMHRCDRWNTLALSYSAAGQNQAALNLLRKSLHKHEKPNDLLALLVAAKICSEDAILASEGVQYARRAIENAQGTDLHLKGVGLRMLGLCLGRQAKTASSDQERCYLQSEALKSLEEATTYERDNPDLIFELGIQYAEHQNSNAALRCAKQFIDATGGSVQKGWRLLALVLSAQQKYSEAEVVTDAAIDETAKWEQGALLRMKAKLKISQSLPMEAGETYKLLLALVQAQRKSFGPLRSLSQVEDDKVSEFEVWQGLANLYSSLSHWRDAEICLEKARALRQCSAATLHTEGVMNEARGQIQEALATHCNVLPLDPTYVPCKVAVGALLWKMGSKSLPVARSFLSDALKLEPTNRSAWYYLGMVHRDDGRVADASDCFQAASMLEESDPIESFTSIT from the exons ATGCGACGGAGTCAATCAAGAGAATCCAGTGAAGTTGAAAATGAAATGGAGGATCGAGAAGTCCATGTTAATGGGCTTTGTATGAAAACTTCTGAGGTTGAAGCGAAGCTTGATGAGGGTAATATTCAGGAGGCAGAATCTTCTCTTCGTGAAGGCTTATCACTCAATTTCGAG GAAGCCAGAGCCCTTCTAGGAAGGTTGGAATATCAAAGAGGCAACTTGGAAGGTGCTCTTCGAGTATTCGATGGTATAGATCTTCAGGCTGCAATACAGCGGCTGCAACCTTCTCTCACTGAGAAACCATCTAGCAATAGACGCAAAAGCTCCCGTGGTACTGAATCAGTTCATGCAGTTTCCCAGCATGCTGCTAGCTTGGTACTTGAAGCCATATTTCTGAAAGCTAAGTCTCTGCAGAAACTTGGGAGAGTACCTG AGGCTGCTCAGGAATGTAAAAGTGTGCTCGACGCTGTGGAGAGAATATTCAATAACGGGATTCCTGATGCTATAGTGGACAATAAGTTGCAAGAGACAGTTAGTAAGGCTGTTGAGCTCCTTCCAGAGCTTTGGAAACATGCTGGTTGTTATCAGGAAGCAATGGCTGCGTACAGACGGGCACTCCTAAGTCAGTGGAACCTTGACAATGAGTGCTGTGCAAGAGTTCAGAAAGGATTTGCCCTTTTTTTGCTGTACAGTGGTGTTGAAGCTGGTGCCCCCAGCTTAGCTGTTCAAATTGATGGCTCATATGTGCCGAGAAATAATCTTGAAGAAGCTATTCTTTTGTTGATGATTCTTTTGCGGAAGTGTTACCTTGGCAAGATAAAATGGGATCATTCGGTGATGGAGCATTTTTCATTTGCTTTGTCGCTGTGTGGCCAAACTTCTGTGTTGGCCAAGCAACTTGAAGAGGTTTTACCAGGAGTTATGCATCGTTGTGATAGGTGGAACACTCTAGCTCTTAGCTACAGTGCAGCAGGGCAAAACCAGGCTGCCTTGAACTTGTTGAGGAAATCTCTACACAAGCATGAGAAGCCAAACGATCTCCTGGCATTATTAGTAGCTGCCAAGATTTGTAGCGAGGATGCCATTCTTGCTTCTGAGGGTGTGCAGTATGCACGGAGGGCAATTGAAAATGCACAAGGGACGGATTTGCATTTAAAGGGAGTAGGTCTACGTATGCTGGGCCTTTGTCTTGGACGGCAAGCTAAGACTGCTTCCTCTGACCAGGAGAGGTGCTACCTCCAATCTGAAGCACTGAAATCATTAGAAGAGGCAACTACTTATGAACGGGATAACCCAGATTTAATATTTGAGTTGGGAATTCAATATGCGGAGCACCAGAACTCGAATGCAGCCTTGCGTTGTGCCAAACAGTTCATTGATGCAACAGGGGGGTCTGTACAGAAAGGTTGGAGATTGCTTGCATTGGTTTTATCTGCCCAACAAAAGTATTCAGAGGCCGAAGTGGTCACAGATGCTGCCATTGATGAAACTGCAAAGTGGGAGCAAGGTGCACTTCTCAGGATGAAAGCGAAGCTGAAGATTTCTCAATCACTGCCAATGGAGGCAGGGGAAACATATAAACTCCTCCTCGCACTGGTTCAAGCCCAGAGGAAATCTTTTGGACCTCTCAGAAGTCTTTCTCAG GTTGAGGATGATAAGGTTAGTGAATTTGAAGTATGGCAAGGTCTTGCAAATTTGTACTCCAGCCTTTCTCATTGGAGGGATGCTGAAATATGCCTGGAGAAAGCTAGAGCGTTGAGGCAGTGCTCTGCCGCTACGTTGCATACTGAAG GTGTTATGAACGAAGCACGTGGGCAAATTCAAGAAGCATTGGCTACTCACTGTAATGTTCTCCCCTTGGACCCAACTTATGTTCCTTGTAAAGTCGCAGTCGGTGCTTTGCTGTGGAAAATGGGTTCTAAGTCGTTGCCTGTTGCAAGAAGTTTTCTTTCGGATGCGTTAAAGCTTGAACCCACTAATCGTTCTGCTTGGTATTATTTAGGAATGGTTCACAGAGATGATGGACGTGTTGCCGATGCTTCCGACTGTTTCCAAGCAGCATCTATGCTTGAAGAGTCTGATCCCATTGAAAGCTTCACTTCAATTACCTAA
- the LOC113312720 gene encoding uncharacterized protein LOC113312720 has product MASTSIADKLRALKEPIISAEDLRQGAIQFKHCFLGKVYSDKAFSVSDLDKELKILWPKSKDIYIKKEEDESFLVKFQTQDEYDVVLKLRPWFLDGDLFVLVPWNPEIPKSLVDLTKQLFWLRLYNMQPGFATVNIVYSLSTVMGEVKELDPPDCVLPKGKIQRVSVVIDVRNPLPRGFWVTNAAGEEVWIRLYYEKQPFNLCNFCYTIDHNEADCSTIAADLLQQQRGHFSSTSIYDPPSWTNPDVRKTKAAKQRALEANQKAKGINNEDQSTNLDQHIVVTESDCMHGIQQNPVHFIMEVSKDSVNLKEQHKDKMVRDIPLSSIPSETEDGGNAQGMLQTHALENLHDSVVQRHEKKIRIEEGGPSNFNVMQHNNANNL; this is encoded by the coding sequence atgGCTTCTACATCGATAGCAGACAAATTGAGAGCATTGAAAGAACCAATTATCTCAGCAGAAGATTTACGTCAAGGAGCAATACAGTTCAAACACTGTTTTCTGGGAAAAGTTTATTCAGATAAAGCCTTCTCAGTTAGTGACTTGGACAAAGAGCTGAAGATTCTGTGGCCGAAAAGTAAAGATATTtacataaaaaaagaagaagatgaatcttttCTAGTAAAGTTCCAAACACAAGATGAATATGATGTCGTTCTAAAGTTAAGGCCCTGGTTTCTAGATGGAGATTTGTTTGTTCTTGTTCCATGGAATCCTGAAATACCAAAAAGTCTAGTGGATCTGACAAAGCAGCTATTCTGGTTAAGGCTTTATAACATGCAGCCGGGTTTTGCAACTGTTAACATTGTGTATAGTTTATCTACAGTAATGGGAGAAGTAAAAGAATTGGACCCGCCTGATTGTGTTCTTCCTAAAGGAAAGATACAAAGAGTCTCAGTTGTGATTGATGTTCGTAATCCACTTCCTAGAGGTTTTTGGGTGACGAATGCTGCTGGTGAGGAAGTGTGGATTAGGTTGTATTATGAAAAACAACCTTTTAATCTCTGTAATTTTTGTTACACCATAGATCATAATGAAGCAGACTGTTCTACAATTGCGGCagatcttcttcaacaacagaggGGTCATTTTTCCTCTACTTCTATCTATGATCCTCCATCATGGACAAACCCAGATGTGAGAAAGACTAAAGCTGCAAAACAACGAGCACTGGAGGCTAATCAAAAGGCTAAAGGGATAAATAATGAGGACCAAAGTACAAATTTGGATCAGCATATTGTGGTGACTGAATCTGATTGCATGCATGGAATCCAGCAGAATCCAGTTCATTTTATTATGGAAGTTTCAAAGGACTCAGTAAATCTGAAAGAACAACATAAAGACAAAATGGTCAGAGACATTCCTCTCTCGTCTATTCCCTCTGAGACTGAAGATGGAGGTAATGCTCAAGGTATGTTACAGACACATGCATTAGAAAATTTACATGATTCAGTGGTCCAAAGacatgaaaaaaaaatcagaattgaagAAGGTGGTCCTAGTAATTTCAATGTCATGCAGCATAATAATGCTAATAATCTATAA